In one window of Henckelia pumila isolate YLH828 chromosome 1, ASM3356847v2, whole genome shotgun sequence DNA:
- the LOC140891765 gene encoding inactive protein kinase SELMODRAFT_444075-like, with the protein MSRDSKKRVKQQDKGCDAAEKVVVAVKASKEIPKSALVWALTHVVKPGDCIVLLVVTNSQNSCRKLWGFPRLAGDCASVHRSSQSTKSVDRKSDITDSFSQMILQLKDVYDPNEISVKINIVPGSPSGAVAAGAKRNNVNWVVLDKHLKHEEKRCMEELQCNIVVMKRSQPKILRLNLVGSPKKETELATNTDKDQSSKEKENNNDPLVSTRGPLVTPSSSPETFTATEAGTSSVSSSDLGTSPFFITTVKGGLKKDGLLDSKQDQDSGDSGSETETEYLSSSSSLRFQPSLEHIGESSRRTHSRSLSSGTSTLLEKLIKLDDQVRFGSPRYLSNQDLSGSLREVISTFKTAPPGPPPLCSICQHKAPVFGKPPRWFTYAELELATGGFSRANFLAEGGFGSVYQGVLPDGQAIAVKQHKLASSQGDQEFCSEVEVLSCAQHRNVVMLIGFCIEDGRRLLVYEYICNGSLDSYLYGRHPDTLPWSARQKIAVGGARGLRYLHEECRVGCIVHRDMRPNNILITHDFEPLVGDFGLARWQPDGETGVETRVIGTFGYLAPEYAQSGQITEKADVYSFGVVLLELVTGRKAIDINRPKGQQCLTEWARPLLEAYAIGELLDPRLGSQYLENEVYCMLQAASLCIRRDPLERPRMSQVLRILEGEVIGSTQRSASGKMWSDHRIQNEQHMVMDLTVNKTAQHLNSKLSLSSRSKFQ; encoded by the exons ATGAGTAGAGATTCGAAGAAAAGGGTAAAGCAACAAGACAAGGGTTGTGATGCTGCTGAAAAGGTTGTGGTTGCTGTTAAGGCATCCAAGGAGATTCCTAAGAGTGCTCTGGTTTGGGCCCTGACCCATGTTGTTAAGCCTGGAGACTGCATTGTACTTCTTGTTGTCACCAATTCCCAGAATTCTT GTAGAAAGTTATGGGGCTTCCCTAGACTGGCTGGCGACTGTGCTAGTGTCCACCGGAGTTCACAGTCTACTAAAAGTGTGGACCGCAAATCGGACATAACAGATTCTTTCTCTCAGATGATTCTTCAGCTGAAAGATGTTTACGACCCAAATGAA ATCAGTGTGAAGATAAATATCGTCCCGGGGTCCCCTAGTGGAGCTGTGGCTGCTGGTGCAAAAAGAAATAATGTGAATTGGGTGGTCTTGGACAA ACATCTCAAACATGAAGAAAAACGCTGTATGGAAGAGTTGCAATGCAACATTGTGGTTATGAAACGGTCCCAACCGAAGATTCTTAGATTGAATTTAGTTGGATCACCTAAAAAGGAAACAGAGTTGGCTACGAATACTGATAAGGATCAGTCATCgaaggaaaaagaaaataacAATGATCCTCTGGTTTCGACTCGTGGTCCTCTTGTTACCCCCTCGAGTAGTCCTGAAACATTCACCGCAACAGAAGCAGGAACTTCTTCGGTTTCAAGCTCTGATCTTGGAACTTCGCCTTTCTTCATTACCACGGTAAAAGGTGGCCTCAAGAAAGATGGCCTATTAGATTCGAAACAAGATCAAGATAGTGGTGATTCGGGTTCAGAAACTGAAACAGAATATTTGTCGTCCTCCTCGAGTTTGAGGTTTCAACCATCTTTGGAACATATTGGGGAAAGCTCAAGACGAACTCATAGCCGATCTTTAAGTTCTGGAACCAGTACCCTTCTAGAAAAGCTTATTAAACTAGATGACCAAGTAAGGTTTGGATCGCCAAGGTATCTGTCGAATCAAGATCTCAGTGGCAGTTTGAGGGAAGTAATTTCCACATTCAAGACTGCTCCCCCTGGTCCCCCTCCCTTGTGTTCTATATGTCAGCACAAGGCTCCTGTATTTGGTAAACCTCCGAGGTGGTTCACGTATGCCGAGCTGGAGCTTGCAACCGGGGGGTTTTCACGGGCGAACTTTTTGGCCGAAGGTGGGTTCGGATCTGTCTACCAAGGAGTTCTTCCGGATGGCCAGGCTATTGCAGTTAAGCAGCACAAATTGGCGAGTTCTCAAGGTGATCAAGAATTTTGCTCAGAAGTTGAAGTGCTAAGCTGTGCTCAGCACCGCAATGTTGTTATGTTAATTGGTTTCTGCATCGAAGATGGCAGAAGATTGTTGGTGTATGAGTACATCTGCAACGGATCACTGGATTCGTATCTTTACG GACGTCATCCAGATACATTACCGTGGTCTGCACGCCAGAAAATTGCAGTCGGAGGTGCCCGAGGTTTACGATATCTTCATGAAGAATGCAGAGTTGGTTGCATTGTGCATCGTGACATGCGGCCTAATAACATTCTTATTACTCATGATTTTGAGCCCTTG GTGGGAGATTTTGGTCTAGCAAGGTGGCAGCCTGATGGAGAAACAGGGGTTGAAACTAGAGTAATCGGGACATTCGG GTACTTGGCTCCCGAGTATGCTCAAAGTGGTCAGATCACCGAGAAAGCCGATGTCTACTCATTCGGTGTGGTATTGCTGGAGCTTGTGACTGGACGAAAAGCAATCGATATAAACAGACCAAAGGGTCAGCAATGTCTCACAGAATGG GCACGCCCTCTATTGGAAGCATATGCCATTGGTGAACTCCTAGATCCACGCTTAGGCAGCCAGTATTTGGAGAACGAGGTTTACTGCATGCTGCAGGCTGCATCTTTGTGCATAAGACGGGATCCTCTGGAAAGACCTCGTATGTCGCAG GTGCTCCGGATACTTGAAGGCGAAGTCATAGGTTCAACGCAAAGGTCCGCGAGTGGGAAGATGTGGTCCGATCACCGGATACAAAATGAACAGCATATGGTCATGGACCTTACTGTAAACAAGACGGCCCAGCATTTGAATTCGAAGCTTTCTCTCAGCTCAAGATCGAAATTTCAGTGA